Part of the Penicillium digitatum chromosome 4, complete sequence genome is shown below.
GTTGGTGTGGATCCTCCTCCCTTCATGATCAACTCACACAATGCGGTTCCGAACACAATTAAGAGACAGCAGGACCTTTTCCAGTAAGCCTAATCGTTCGAATTAAGGATTTGAGCTAACGGACTCAGAGCTCACCGCATCGTTGTCCTCGCTGGGCAAAGTATGTTGGATGCGCCTGGAGTACGAAGTCATCCGCTTTACCATCATACCCGACCAAGGCACACAAGTATGGGCATCAATACCAGTCGTATGCATTATAACATGAATCTTATCACTCATGTAATCTGTGTGCTGACAAATTTTCAGGGAACGATCTTCGATGACACGACCTACGAGCTAGAATCTAATTCCGATGCCATAAACATCGAAGTCAACATCGGCGTCCTAAACCGAGCGCTGCGCTCCGCCTGGGGCTCAACACATACACAGCTCCGCCTAACTAAAAAAGACAAAATTCCTCTCTTAGCACTAACAGTCCTTGCATCAGAATGGACAGAGGGAAACATGGCCTTGGCCACCAACCATAACGCAGATGGCTTTGGCGACGACTCAATCTCAGAAGCTCCAGCCGACACGACAGGTGATCGAGGACCACGCGAGCGCCAGACATGGATTACACAAGAAATTCCCATCAAGATCCTCCACGAGtcagccatcgaaggcctaCACGAGCCGCACTGCCCAGACCCCGAAGTGCACATCATTCTACCCAATCTGGCGCAGTTGAAGAGCATTTCCGATCGCTTCACGAAACTCGCATCCACAGATAGCAAAAGCCGCCAACCGGGCGTGATGGCGCCCGAAGCGCCGGGGATGCACGCTGTTGCTTTCAGTGGGTCGGGCGCTAACACAACCGCCACAGCACTATCCACCAACTCGTCTCCCAAGCTTGAATTATCTGCTAATATGCATGGCTCACTACGGTTGGCTATTGCTACGGATGAGCTGCGCATTGCGAGTGTCTGGTCTGGTCTCATAAACCCGCCGTTGGACCCCGCGCAGATGAGCCAGGAGCAGATGAGCCAGCTGCCCAGTGAGCTTAATCGGAAACGGGAGGCGAGTGAGGGTTTCGATTCTGGTTGGGCCAAGGTGCGGATTGATGGAAAGGATTGGAGTCGAGTGCTCAGTATAGGGAGACTCAGTCCGAAGGTTGTTGCCTGTAAGTTTCTAGTGGATGTTGTATTTGGAATTTCCGGTCACTGGTGCAAGTGCTGACTCAAGTTCTCATTCGTCGTGGTTAGGCTTCGTAAATGAGATGGCCTTGGTTCTATACGTTTATCTGCCAAGCAATCGGGATGGAGAGGAATCTTGTTTAACGGTGAGTGGGCTATGTCCCAACATTGCATTCCTCTAGCAGCCAAGCCTTCTAACACTCGCGTTTCAGTATTACATCAATTCTTTCACCATATTGTGATGTGGTAAAATTTGCCTAATATTTGTCCTTCAAATTTTCAGGTGCTCAAAGGTGGGAATGATTAGTAGATATCGTTATTAAGACAGGTGCATGTCAGAAGCCATGCAAGAAGAAACTTCCAGTTCCCAAAAGTTCCGGCAAGTGGCAAAATGCCAGACCCGAATAGAACAGCAAGGGGACGGGGTTTTATACAAAAAGCCAGGAGTACGAGCCCTTGATTTCATGGATGAGGTCGCGCCAAGAACAGCAAAGATCAAGTTATGTGCAAAAGCAAGATATTGGATGACATTCAACAAGCGAGAATGCAGAGAGATGGTGTGTCTGCCACGGCAAGAAACAAGACACATGTAGGATGCTGGGGCAATGAAAAATCTAGCAACAGGGGGTTTTACTATTGAAGGGTAGGGGGATGCGCTTCATCAAAGAAATTAGGTGATAACAGATAAAAGTCATAACAAAGAAACAAACATTatagaaagaaaaggacATTATGTCGCTTAGCTAGTCGGGAGACTGCTAAACACTATACCATGGGCCATTTACATAAAATACGATGATCATTGGGCCATCACGTCAACGTAAcggcccttcttcttgccgcGAACAGTATTGCCCTTGCGCGCCTGGGGCGCACCGATCAAATCGTCGATTGAGTTAGCATGAGTCAAGGACGAAGAAGGCCGTGGCGGCGGGCCGCTGGAAATACCCGGCGGTGTTGGCATGGCCGCTCCCGTAGAAACAGACCGAGGCGCGAGACCAGAGAAGCCTGGGCTAGAGGACAAGGAAGGTGGAGCGGCGGTTAAGGAAGATTGTGGCCGGCTGCCAGAGACCGACATTGGGGGCATCGGAGGTGCTCCGTTGGGTGGTATGCTGCCCGAGCTCGCAGTTCGACTGGGTGGAGCGGATCCTCGAGGAGGGGGTGGGGTGGAATGGACCGGCGCACCACTACCGGGGTCTTTCTTGTTGACCCATTTCTTTAGATCCTTGTCGTAGTAAAACGAGCTCTTTTCGCCAAGTTTGGCTCTGATGGGACCGCCACCGGAGTtgttttcctctttcttggctCCGCCGAACCAACCACCAAACCAGCCCTTCTTGCCAGATTGTTGGGCATCCTTCTTAGCTGCAGCAGAAGTTAGATTAACAGGTGATTTAAGCGACAAGCGTTGTTGATACATACCGTCTTCCTCGGCGGCTTTCGCGAACGCTTCATTTGCTTTGCGATCGTTCTCCGCTCTTTGGATAGCCGCTGCCCGGGCAGCAAGgtcgtcgtcgtcatcatccattATTGCCTGCTTCTTCGATTGCTCTGCGACAGGTGGGACATCATCCTCCTGGGCAACATCGCCCGTGTCAACACCAGCCGAAACAGGCTCGTAAGAAACTGGTTCGTAAGAAGAGCTGGCAACTGGGGGCGCGTAGGGTGAGTCTGAGTCTGGTACACCAGCTGGCATACCAGGGGGGCCTTGGTAAT
Proteins encoded:
- a CDS encoding Cell cycle checkpoint, Hus1, whose amino-acid sequence is MRFRTQLRDSRTFSKLTASLSSLGKVCWMRLEYEVIRFTIIPDQGTQVWASIPVGTIFDDTTYELESNSDAINIEVNIGVLNRALRSAWGSTHTQLRLTKKDKIPLLALTVLASEWTEGNMALATNHNADGFGDDSISEAPADTTGDRGPRERQTWITQEIPIKILHESAIEGLHEPHCPDPEVHIILPNLAQLKSISDRFTKLASTDSKSRQPGVMAPEAPGMHAVAFSGSGANTTATALSTNSSPKLELSANMHGSLRLAIATDELRIASVWSGLINPPLDPAQMSQEQMSQLPSELNRKREASEGFDSGWAKVRIDGKDWSRVLSIGRLSPKVVACFVNEMALVLYVYLPSNRDGEESCLTYYINSFTIL